A window of Streptomyces sp. NBC_01689 genomic DNA:
TGGGCCGAACCCCAGACGAACATGGGGAAGGTGACGGTCGAGCCCGCGTTGAAATTGGTGATGATGAAGTCGTCGAAGGAGAGCGCGAAGGCGAGCAGCGCGCCCGCGGCGATGCCGGGGGCGGCGATCGGCAGGGTGACCCGCAGGAAGGTCTGCGCCGGCCCCGCGTACAGGTCCTGGGCGGCCTGCTCCAGGCGCGGGTCCATCGACATCACGCGCGCCTTGACGGCCGTCACGACGAAGCTGAGGCAGAACATGATGTGGGCGATCAGGATCGTCCAGAAGCCCAGCTGGGCGCCCAGGTTGAGGAAGAGCGTCAGCAGCGAGGCGGCCATCACGACCTCGGGCATCGCCATCGGCAGGAAGATCAGCGAGTTCACCGCGCCGCGCGCCCGGAACCGGTAGCGGACCAGCGCGAAGGCGATCATCGTGCCGAGGACGGTGGCCCCGAGGGTCGCCCAGACGGCGATCTGGAGGCTGAGGGAGAGCGAGCCGCACATGTCGGCGACCCCGCACGGATCGCGCCAGGCGTCCGTGGAGAACTGCTGCCACTCGTAATTGAAGCGCCCCTTCGGTTTGTTGAAGGAGAACACCGTGACGACGACGTTCGGCAGCAGCAGATATCCGAGGGTGACCAGTCCCGCGATGACGACGAGATTCCTCTTGAACCAGCGTACGAAAGCCATTTAGACCAGATCCTCCGTCCCGGACCTGCGGATGTAGAGCGTGACCATGATGAGGATCGCGGCCATGAGGATGAAGGAGAGCGCGGCCGCCGTCGGGTAGTCGAGGATCCGCAGGAACTGCGTCTGGATGACGTTGCCGACCATGCGGGTGTCCGTGGAGCCGAGCAGGTCCGCGTTGACGTAGTCGCCGCTCGCCGGGATGAAGGTGAGCAGGGTGCCGGAGACGACGCCGGGCATCGACAGCGGGAAGGTGACCTTGCGGAAGGTGGTGAAGGGCTTCGCGTACAGGTCGCCCGCCGCCTCGTGCAGCCGTCCGTCGATGCGCTCCAGCGAGGTGTAGAGCGGCAGGATCATGAACGGCAGGAAGTTGTACGTCAGGCCGCAGACCACCGCGAGCGGGGTGGCCAGCACCCGGTCGCCCGCGGTGAACCCCAGCCAGTTGGTGACGTCCAGGACGTGCAGGGTGTTGAGGGCGCCGACGACCGGCCCGCCGTCCGCGAGGATGGTCTTCCAGGCCAGCGTGCGGATCAGGAAGCTGGTGAAGAACGGCGCGATGACCAGCACCAGCACCACGTTGCGCCACCGGCCGGCCCGGAAGGCGATCAGATACGCCAGCGGGTAGCCGAGCAGCAGGCACAGGACGGTGGCGGCGCCGGCGTAGGCCACCGAGCGCAGGAACTGCGGCCAGTAGTCGGACAGCGCGTTCCAGTACGTCTGGAAGTGCCAGGTGACCTTGAAGCCCTCCTCCAGGGAGCCCGTCTGCACGGAGGTGGAGGCCTGGTAGACCATCGGCAGCGCGAAGAAGACCAGCAGCCACAGGATGCCGGGCAGGAGCAGCCAGTACGGGACGAGACGGCCGCGCCTGCGGGGCGGCTTGCTGTCCGGTTCGGGCGCGCGGGGCGGCGCCTCGGTGACGGTGGCCATCAGGCGGCCTCCTCCTCGGCGCTCTCCACACCCGCGTCGATGTCCTGCGCCGCGTCCAGCCCGAACGTGTGGGCCGGGCTCCAGTGCAGGACGACGTCGGCGCCCGGGACGAGCCGGGGATCGCGTTCGATGTTCTGGGCGTAGACCTCGAACTCGGGACAGACCGCGCTGTCGATGACGTACTGCGTGGAGACGCCGATGAAACTGGAGTCGGCGATCTTGCCGGTGATGCGGTTGCGGCCGGCTGGGATCTCCCCGGCGTCGTCGGCGTGGGTGAGCGAGATCTTCTCGGGACGGACACCGAGGAGGACCTTGCCGCCGGTCACCGTCGGCGCCGCGCAGCGGGCCTCGGGCAGCACCAGCTTGCCGCCGCCCGCCCTCAGCACGATCTCGCCGCCGCCCAGGGAGTCGACCTCGGCCTCGATGAGGTTCGAGGTGCCGAGGAAGTTCGCGACGAAGGTGGTGCTCGGGTTCTCGTAGAGGTCGGCGGGGGAACCGAGCTGCTCGACACGGCCCGCGTTCATCACGGCGACCGTGTCGGCCATGGTCATGGCCTCCTCCTGGTCGTGCGTGACATGGACGAACGTGATGCCGACCTCGGTCTGGATGCGCTTGAGCTCCAGCTGCATCTGGCGGCGCAGCTTGAGGTCGAGGGCGCCGAGGGGCTCGTCGAGGAGCAGCACCCTGGGGTGGTTGATCAGCGCGCGGGCCACCGCGACGCGCTGCTGCTGGCCGCCGGAGAGCTGGTGCGGCTTCTTGCGTGCCTGCTCACCGAGCTGGACGAGGTCGAGCATGTCCCCGACCTGCTTCTTCACCGACTTGATGCCGCGCCGGCGCAGGCCGAAGGCGACGTTCTCGAAGATGTCGAGGTGCGGGAAGAGGGCGTAGGACTGGAAGACGGTGTTCACCGGCCGCTTGTACGGCGGCAGACGGGTGACCTCCTGGTCGCCGAGGAACACGGTGCCGGAGGAGGGTTCCTCCAGGCCCGCGATCATGCGCAGGGTGGTGGTCTTGCCGCAGCCGGAGGCGCCGAGCAGGGCGAAGAAGGAGCCCTGGGGCACGGTCAGGTCGAGCGGCTGCACGGCGGTGAAGCCGTTGTCGTAGGTCTTGCTGATACCGGAGAGGCGGACGTCGCCGCCGGTGTCCGTGGTGTTCATCGTCGTCACGCCCCTGTGAGCTTTGCGAACTTCTGCTGGTAGGCCGTCTCTTCCTTCGAGCTCAGTGAGCGGAAGGCGTGGGACTTGGCCGCCATGGCCTTGTCGGGAAGGATCAGCGGGTTGCTCGCCGCCGACTTGTCGATCTTGGCGAGGTAGGGCTTCACGTCCGCGACCGGGCTGACGTAGTTGACGTAGGCGGCGAGTTCGGCGGCCGCCTCGGGCTCGTAGTAGTAGTCGATGAGCCGCTCGGCGTTCGTCTTGTGACGCGCCTTGTTCGGGATCAGCATGTTGTCGGTCGACGTCATGTAGCCGGCGTCGGGGATGACATAGCCGACGTCCGGGTTGTCCGCCTGGAGCTGGACGATGTCGCCGCCCCAGGCGACGCACGCGGCGAAGTCGCCCTTGGTGAGGTCCGAGGTGTAGTCGTTGCCCGTGAAGCGGCGGATCTGGCCCTGGTCGACGGCCTTCTGGAGGCGGGCGATGACCGCGTCGTAGTCGTCGTCCGTGAACTTCGCCGGGTCCTTGCCCATGTCGAGCATGGTCATGCCGACGCTGTCGCGCATCTCGGTCAGGAAGCCGACCCGGCCCTTGAGCTTGGGGTTGTCGAGCAGGTCGGAGACCGACTTCACCTCGATGCCGTCGAGCGCCTTCTTGTTGTAGGCGATGACGGTCGAGATGCCCTGCCACACGTACGAGTAGGCCCGGCCCGGGTCCCAGTCGGGGCTGCGGAACTGGTCCGAGAGGTTGGCGTAGGCGTGCGGCAGGTTGGACGCGTCCAGCTTCTGGACGTAGCCCAGGCGGATCATGCGGGCGGCGAGCCAGTCGGTGAGCACGACGAGGTCCCGGCCGGTGGCCTGGCCCGCGGCGAGCTGCGGCTGGATCTTGCCGAAGAACTCGTCGTTGTCGTTGATGTCCTCGGTGTACTTCACCTGGATTCCGGTCCGTTTGGTGAAGGCTTCGAGCGTGGGCCGGTGTTTGCCGCTGTCGTCCGTGTCGATGTACTCGGGCCAGTTGGAGAAGTCGACGACCTTCTCCTTCGCCGAGTGGTCGTCGGCGGACACTCCGCCCTGTGTCTTGCCGGCCGCGGGGATCCCGCAGGCGCTCAGCGCCCCGAGTCCCCCCACGGCGAGCGCGCCGCCCGCGGAGGCGCGCAGCAGGGAGCGGCGGGTCATGGCGGCCCGTCCGTTGCGGAAGCTGCGCCGCACGGCGGCCGCTTCGGCCGGTGTCAGGCGGTCGGGCTCGAACTGCTTCATGCGCGTGCTGCCCTTTCGGGAGGTCTCGGCCACGGGTGGGGCGGACCGTTCTGCTAGCGGTCCCCGAAGATCGTGCGGTGCCAGTCCTTCCTGGCCACCGCGGTGTTGTCGAACATGACGTGCTTGATCTGGGTGTACTCCTCGAACGAGTACGCCGACATGTCTTTGCCGAAGCCGGACGCCTTGTAGCCCCCGTGCGGCATCTCGCTGATGATCGGGATGTGGTCGTTGACCCAGACACAGCCCGCCTTGATCTCGCGGGTCGCGCGGCCCGCCCGGTACACGTCCCGGGTCCACGCGGAGGCGGCGAGACCGTACGGGGTGTCGTTGGCGAGCCGGATCCCCTCGTCGTCGCCGTCGAAGGGGAGCACCACCAGGACGGGACCGAAGATCTCGGCCTGCACGATCTCGCTGTCCTGAGGAGCGTCCGCGACGAGGGTGGGCCGGTAGTACGCGCCGGCCTTGAGCTCCTGCGGGATCTCTCCGCCGGTGACCACGCGTGCGTAGCCGCGGGCCCGCTCCACGAAGCCGGCCACCCGGTCGCGCTGCGCGTACGAGATCAGCGGGCCGAGGTCGGTGCCGGGCTCGAACGGGTCGCCGAGACGGACGCCCGCCATGAGGTCGGCGGTCCTGCGGACGAACTCCTCGTAGAGGGGCCGTTGCACGTACGCGCGGGTGGCGGCCGTGCAGTCCTGCCCGGTGTTGATGAGCGACCCGGCGACGGCGCCGTGCACGGCCGCCTCCAGGTCCGCGTCGTCGAAGACCACGAAGGGGGCCTTGCCGCCCAGTTCGAGGTGGAGCCGCTTGACGGTCGCGGTGGCGATCTCGGCGACCCGCCTGCCGACGGCGGTGGACCCGGTGAAGGAGGTCATGGCGACGTCGGGGTGGCCGACGAGGTGT
This region includes:
- a CDS encoding ABC transporter permease; translation: MAFVRWFKRNLVVIAGLVTLGYLLLPNVVVTVFSFNKPKGRFNYEWQQFSTDAWRDPCGVADMCGSLSLSLQIAVWATLGATVLGTMIAFALVRYRFRARGAVNSLIFLPMAMPEVVMAASLLTLFLNLGAQLGFWTILIAHIMFCLSFVVTAVKARVMSMDPRLEQAAQDLYAGPAQTFLRVTLPIAAPGIAAGALLAFALSFDDFIITNFNAGSTVTFPMFVWGSAQRGTPVQINVIGTAMFIVAVLFVLVGMVIGNRRNRQKA
- a CDS encoding gamma-aminobutyraldehyde dehydrogenase, with the translated sequence MHNPGHRFQAQDRFADGAQYIAGRLAKGTSGRRHAVVDPATGDEVYTYELAGTADVDAAVAAARAAFPGWAGATPGERSDALHRFAAVLADRAEEFARAESLQCGKPLKLTREFDVPGTIDNTAFFAGAARHLQGQSAGEYSGDHTSYVRREPIGVVGSIAPWNYPLQMAAWKILPAVAAGNTIVLKPAELTPLTSLLFAEAATVAGIPDGVINIVTGAGRDAGEHLVGHPDVAMTSFTGSTAVGRRVAEIATATVKRLHLELGGKAPFVVFDDADLEAAVHGAVAGSLINTGQDCTAATRAYVQRPLYEEFVRRTADLMAGVRLGDPFEPGTDLGPLISYAQRDRVAGFVERARGYARVVTGGEIPQELKAGAYYRPTLVADAPQDSEIVQAEIFGPVLVVLPFDGDDEGIRLANDTPYGLAASAWTRDVYRAGRATREIKAGCVWVNDHIPIISEMPHGGYKASGFGKDMSAYSFEEYTQIKHVMFDNTAVARKDWHRTIFGDR
- a CDS encoding ABC transporter substrate-binding protein, translated to MKQFEPDRLTPAEAAAVRRSFRNGRAAMTRRSLLRASAGGALAVGGLGALSACGIPAAGKTQGGVSADDHSAKEKVVDFSNWPEYIDTDDSGKHRPTLEAFTKRTGIQVKYTEDINDNDEFFGKIQPQLAAGQATGRDLVVLTDWLAARMIRLGYVQKLDASNLPHAYANLSDQFRSPDWDPGRAYSYVWQGISTVIAYNKKALDGIEVKSVSDLLDNPKLKGRVGFLTEMRDSVGMTMLDMGKDPAKFTDDDYDAVIARLQKAVDQGQIRRFTGNDYTSDLTKGDFAACVAWGGDIVQLQADNPDVGYVIPDAGYMTSTDNMLIPNKARHKTNAERLIDYYYEPEAAAELAAYVNYVSPVADVKPYLAKIDKSAASNPLILPDKAMAAKSHAFRSLSSKEETAYQQKFAKLTGA
- a CDS encoding ABC transporter ATP-binding protein, whose translation is MNTTDTGGDVRLSGISKTYDNGFTAVQPLDLTVPQGSFFALLGASGCGKTTTLRMIAGLEEPSSGTVFLGDQEVTRLPPYKRPVNTVFQSYALFPHLDIFENVAFGLRRRGIKSVKKQVGDMLDLVQLGEQARKKPHQLSGGQQQRVAVARALINHPRVLLLDEPLGALDLKLRRQMQLELKRIQTEVGITFVHVTHDQEEAMTMADTVAVMNAGRVEQLGSPADLYENPSTTFVANFLGTSNLIEAEVDSLGGGEIVLRAGGGKLVLPEARCAAPTVTGGKVLLGVRPEKISLTHADDAGEIPAGRNRITGKIADSSFIGVSTQYVIDSAVCPEFEVYAQNIERDPRLVPGADVVLHWSPAHTFGLDAAQDIDAGVESAEEEAA
- a CDS encoding ABC transporter permease, yielding MATVTEAPPRAPEPDSKPPRRRGRLVPYWLLLPGILWLLVFFALPMVYQASTSVQTGSLEEGFKVTWHFQTYWNALSDYWPQFLRSVAYAGAATVLCLLLGYPLAYLIAFRAGRWRNVVLVLVIAPFFTSFLIRTLAWKTILADGGPVVGALNTLHVLDVTNWLGFTAGDRVLATPLAVVCGLTYNFLPFMILPLYTSLERIDGRLHEAAGDLYAKPFTTFRKVTFPLSMPGVVSGTLLTFIPASGDYVNADLLGSTDTRMVGNVIQTQFLRILDYPTAAALSFILMAAILIMVTLYIRRSGTEDLV